In the Phaseolus vulgaris cultivar G19833 chromosome 7, P. vulgaris v2.0, whole genome shotgun sequence genome, one interval contains:
- the LOC137828833 gene encoding receptor-like protein kinase: MGCLLLLLCFSSFLYAASALNSDGLALLSLSRDWTVESGDINSTWKLSDSTPCSWAGVHCDHANNVNSLNLTRYSIFGQLGPDIGRLIHLQSIDLSYNNMFEKIPPELNNCSMLEYIDISSNNFSGGIPESFRNLQDLKYVDLSINLLSGEIPKSLLEIPLLEEVYLSNNSLSGSIPSSIGNITNLVTLDLAFNQLSGTIPMSIGNCSKLEYLYLEGNELRGVIPESINNLENLLELYLDSNSIGGTIQLGSGNCKKLSILSLSFNNFSGGIPSSLGNCSGLTLFYAVGSNLVGSIPSTLGLLHSLSILFIPQNQLDGKIPPQIGNCKSLEELHLNSNLLEGEIPSELGNLSKLRDLRLYENLLTGKIPLGIWKIQTLEQVHLYNNNLSGELPLEMAELKHLKNISLFNNQFSGVIPESLGINSSLVVLDFTYNNFTGALPPNLCFGKQLVRLNTGGNQFYGSIPPDIGRCTTLTRLRLEENNFTGPLPDFETNPNLFHLSINNNNISGAIPSSFGNCTNLSLLDLSMNSLTGLVPSELGNLVNLRNLVLSHNTLKGPLPHQLSNCNKMIKFDVGYNFLNGSFPSIFQNWTELTTLMLSENNFDGGIPAFLSDFKRLNDLQLGGNKFGGNIPKSIGELVDLMYDLNLSANGLIGELPREIENLKNLVKLDLSRNNLTGSIQVLDELSSLSEFNISYNSFEGPVPLQLTNLPNSSLSFLGNPGLCISIFTERSYLRPCDTNSKKSKKLSEVAIAMIALGSSISVVLLLGLIYIFFIRKIKQEATINEEDSSPSLLNMVMEATENLNDQYIIGRGAQGVVYKAALGPDKILAIKKFVFASDEAKSSSMTREIQILGTIRHRNLAKLEGCWLRENYGLIAYKYMPNGSLHDALHEKNRSLSLEWNIRNKIAIGIAHGLAYLHHDCDPVIVHRDIKTTNILLDSEMEPHIADFGIAKLLDQPSTSTQSIYVSGTLGYIAPENAYTTTKGKESDVYSYGVVLLELISRKKALDPSFMEGTDIVNWARSSWEEAGVVDEIVDSELADEISNSDVMKQVTEVLLVALRCTLKDPRSRPTMRDVIKHLNADAKKST; this comes from the exons ATGGGGTGTCTCTTGCTGCTTCTATGTTTTTCTAGCTTTTTATATGCTGCTTCAGCCTTAAACTCTGATGGGCTGGCTTTGTTGTCCCTCTCCCGGGACTGGACTGTTGAGTCTGGTGACATAAACTCCACATGGAAGTTGTCTGATTCCACTCCATGCTCGTGGGCAGGAGTGCATTGTGATCATGCCAATAATGTGAATTCTCTAAACCTCACTAGATATTCTATTTTTGGTCAATTAGGACCTGATATTGGACGCTTGATCCACTTGCAATCCATAGACTTATCATATAATAACATGTTTGAAAAAATTCCCCCAGAATTAAACAACTGCAGCATGCTTGAGTACATAGACATTTCTTCAAACAACTTTAGTGGAGGAATACCAGAGAGCTTTAGAAACTTGCAAGATTTGAAGTATGTTGATCTCTCAATTAATCTGCTGAGTGGTGAAATTCCTAAATCCTTGTTGGAAATTCCTCTCCTTGAAGAAGTGTATCTTAGTAACAACAGTTTAAGTGGTTCCATTCCCTCAAGTATTGGAAATATCACTAACCTTGTCACACTGGATCTTGCTTTTAATCAGCTGTCAGGGACTATTCCCATGTCCATTGGAAATTGTAGTAAATTAGAGTATCTGTATCTGGAAGGTAATGAATTGCGGGGAGTTATTCCGGAGAGTATAAATaatcttgaaaatcttcttgAGTTATATCTGGATAGTAATAGTATTGGAGGTACTATTCAACTGGGATCTGGAAATTGCAAAAAGTTATCTATTCTGAGTCTTTCTTTCAATAACTTTAGTGGGGGTATACCATCAAGCTTGGGGAATTGTAGTGGCCTAACACTGTTTTATGCTGTAGGCAGTAACTTAGTTGGCAGTATACCGTCAACCTTAGGCCTCCTGCACAGTCTTTCTATTCTATTCATTCCACAGAACCAATTGGATGGGAAAATACCTCCACAGATTGGTAATTGCAAATCACTGGAAGAGCTGCATTTGAATTCCAATTTACTCGAAGGAGAAATTCCTAGTGAATTAGGAAACTTGAGTAAATTACGCGATCTTAGATTGTATGAAAACCTTTTGACGGGAAAAATTCCACTTGGAATATGGAAAATTCAAACACTTGAGCAGGTCCACTTATACAATAATAACCTTTCAGGAGAGCTACCTCTTGAGATGGCAGAGCTTAAACATCTTAAGAATATCTCCTTGTTTAATAATCAGTTCTCTGGAGTCATTCCTGAAAGCTTAGGAATCAACAGCAGTTTGGTTGTGTTAGATTTCACGTACAATAATTTCACCGGTGCCCTCCCACCAAATCTTTGCTTTGGAAAGCAATTGGTCAGGCTGAATACGGGTGGCAATCAATTTTATGGCAGCATACCTCCTGATATTGGAAGGTGCACAACTCTTACAAGGCTGAGACTTGAAGAAAACAATTTCACTGGGCCACTTCCTGATTTTGAAACTAATCCAAATCTCTTTCACTTGAGCATCAACAACAACAATATCAGTGGAGCAATTCCATCAAGTTTTGGAAACTGCACAAATCTCTCTCTTTTAGATTTATCCATGAACAGCTTGACAGGTCTTGTACCCTCAGAGCTAGGAAACCTTGTAAATCTCCGGAATTTGGTTCTTTCTCACAATACTTTGAAAGGTCCTTTGCCGCATCAACTGTCAAACTGTAACAAAATGATCAAGTTTGATGTTGGATACAATTTCTTGAATGGTTCGTTTCCATCAATTTTTCAGAACTGGACTGAATTAACAACTTTAATGCTCTCAGAGAATAATTTTGATGGTGGTATTCCAGCTTTCTTGTCAGACTTTAAAAGGCTCAATGATTTACAACTTGGAGGAAACAAGTTTGGAGGAAACATTCCTAAATCAATTGGAGAACTGGTGGATTTGATGTATGATCTAAATCTAAGTGCTAATGGGCTGATAGGTGAGCTTCCGAGGGAGATTGAGAACCTGAAGAATCTGGTAAAACTGGATCTATCTCGGAACAATTTGACAGGAAGTATACAAGTTCTCGATGAGCTCAGTTCATTATCTGAGTTCAACATTTCATATAATTCTTTTGAAGGTCCTGTGCCACTACAGCTAACAAATTTACCAAATTCTTCTTTATCGTTTTTGGGCAATCCTGGCTTATGTATCTCAATTTTCACTGAAAGAAGCTATTTAAGGCCATGTGATACAAATTCAAAAAAGTCAAAAAAGCTCAGTGAAGTTGCAATTGCGATGATAGCACTTGGATCCTCAATATCTGTTGTTCTGCTGCTGGGgttaatttatatattctttATCAGAAAAATTAAGCAGGAAGCCACAATCAATGAGGAAGATAGTTCTCCATCCCTTCTCAATATGGTTATGGAAGCAACAGAAAATCTAAATGATCAGTATATTATTGGTAGAGGAGCTCAAGGAGTTGTTTATAAAGCAGCACTTGGTCCAGACAAAATTTTGGCCATAAAGAAGTTTGTATTTGCCAGTGATGAAGCGAAAAGCTCAAGCATGACCAGAGAAATTCAAATCCTTGGAACGATTAGGCATCGAAATTTGGCCAAATTGGAAGGCTGCTGGTTGAGAGAAAACTATGGTCTAATTGCATACAAATATATGCCAAATGGAAGTCTGCATGATGCTTTGCATGAGAAGAATCGATCACTCTCCTTAGAGTGGAATATCCGGAATAAGATAGCTATTGGAATTGCTCATGGATTGGCTTATCTCCATCATGACTGTGATCCTGTCATAGTGCACAGAGATATCAAAACAACCAATATACTTCTAGATTCTGAGATGGAGCCTCATATTGCAGATTTTGGTATTGCCAAGCTTTTGGATCAGCCTTCTACCTCCACACAGTCAATATATGTCAGTGGTACACTTGGTTATATAGCACCAG AGAATGCTTATACAACAACAAAGGGTAAAGAGTCCGATGTATACAGTTATGGGGTAGTATTGCTGGAGCTGATATCCAGAAAGAAGGCATTGGATCCATCATTTATGGAGGGAACAGATATAGTTAATTGGGCTAGATCTTCCTGGGAGGAAGCAGGAGTTGTTGATGAAATTGTTGATTCAGAGTTAGCTGATGAAATTTCAAATTCTGATGTGATGAAACAAGTTACAGAGGTGCTTTTGGTGGCTTTGAGATGTACCCTAAAGGATCCACGCAGCAGACCTACGATGAGGGATGTTATCAAGCATTTGAATGCTGATGCTAAAAAGTCCACATAA
- the LOC137829246 gene encoding uncharacterized protein, which yields MIIVNLNIRGVGGSSKARYLRQVIASEGAEFVCLQETKAKEFLAARFYSLWGDNKVGWVHYEGVNGSGSLLSMWHEEAFSYANHVMGKGFIAVFGNHVKTNTSCVVINVYAACSLSEKKTLWEDLSNLKADSQELVWCMCGDFNAIRSRNERKGIRERASQSGEITGFNSFIDTNSLFELPLVGKKFTWFKANGSAKSILDRVLVSEAWMEIWPMCKQYVQRREVSDHCAIVVKNVEKNWGPKPFRSINAWFMGKGFSEMVKNNWSSYPVQRNAFINIKEKLKALKGDLKVWNRDEFGNIQTNKMRILQELEALYFHDCINDLGEDDRLKRYELVGRLKETEK from the coding sequence ATGATTATTGTGAACTTAAATATTAGAGGTGTGGGGGGAAGTTCAAAAGCGAGGTATTTGAGACAAGTTATTGCTAGTGAGGGGGCGGAGTTTGTGTGTCTGCAAGAAACAAAGGCTAAGGAGTTCTTGGCAGCAAGGTTCTATTCTCTGTGGGGGGATAACAAAGTAGGATGGGTTCATTATGAAGGCGTCAACGGTAGTGGCAGTCTGTTGTCCATGTGGCACGAAGAAGCGTTTAGCTATGCAAACCACGTCATGGGGAAGGGATTCATTGCAGTTTTCGGCAACCATGTTAAAACCAACACTAGCTGTGTAGTGATCAATGTTTATGCTGCTTGTTCCTTGAGTGAGAAGAAGACCCTTTGGGAGGATCTGTCTAACCTTAAAGCGGATTCACAAGAGTTGGTATGGTGCATGTGTGGTGATTTCAACGCCATCAGAAGTCGGAATGAGAGGAAAGGTATAAGGGAGAGGGCTAGTCAATCAGGTGAGATTACTGGTTTTAACAGTTTCATTGATACCAACTCTCTCTTCGAATTGCCTTTAGTAGGTAAGAAATTCACTTGGTTTAAGGCTAATGGATCGGCAAAGAGCATATTAGACCGAGTTCTTGTTTCGGAAGCGTGGATGGAGATATGGCCTATGTGTAAACAGTATGTGCAGAGAAGGGAAGTCTCGGACCACTGTGCAATAGTGGTAAAGAATGTGGAAAAGAATTGGGGGCCCAAACCTTTCCGATCCATCAATGCGTGGTTTATGGGAAAGGGGTTTAGTGAGATGGTCAAGAATAACTGGTCATCATACCCTGTGCAAAGGAATGCTTTCATAAACATCAAGGAGAAATTGAAGGCTTTGAAAGGTGATCTAAAAGTATGGAATAGGGATGAGTTTGGTAACATCCAAACAAATAAGATGAGGATTTTGCAGGAATTGGAGGCCTTATATTTCCATGATTGCATCAACGACCTTGGGGAAGATGATaggctgaaaaggtatgagtTGGTAGGTCGCTTGAAGGAAACTGaaaagtga